The genomic window ATGTGGATGGTTTCGTCGCCGTCGTTGCGGGCAAAGAGGCTGAGATCCGAGCCAGGGTGGTCGCCGCCGCCGGGCTGGCGATTGGCGAAGCGGGCGTCGGTCAGGGTCCAGCTGGCTTTCAGCCACCGGCTGCTGTTGGTCTTGGTCACCGTCCCGGCCAGCTTGTTGGCGCTGCTCCAGGCGTCGTAGTAGACATCGAATTTGTCGGTTCCCTTGTCGTAGTAGGTGACGTTGATCCGCACGCGGCCGGTGGCGTCGTGGAGGAAGTCGTCTTCGATGTCGAAGTACATGAAGGGGTTGCCGGTGGCGCTATCGGTGCGGCGGGTGTAGCGGCCCTCGGCAGAGGTCGAGATGTTGAACAGGGCCACGGTGCGGCCGCCGGGGGCGGCGTCGTTCTGCACCATGAAGAAGTCGTAGTTGCCGCGCTGAGGGTACCAATCCCATTCGGTCTCGCGCATGGCCACCCAGGCCGATGGGCTGGTGGCGATCGTCTTGCCCAGGTGCTGCTGGGCGAAAGCCAGGATGGGGTGACGGTCGGTCTTTTCGACCAGCGCCTTCGAGAAGACGAAGTAATCGGCGTGTTTGTCCAGGCCAGAGAGCACACCCCAGGTGGTGTTGGTCAACCCGGTCATGTACTGTTCTTCGTACGATTCCCAGCCGATGGAGACATCTTGCCACCATTTGAACATGGGGTCGTATTGGCCGGAGCCGTAAAGCGAGTAGTTGGGGTTGTTGATGTTGGTGGCGTCGGAATCGGGGCGGAGGCCGTTGTGTTTGAGGCCAATGCCCAACGAGGCGGCATAGTCGGTCATCTGCCGGCGCTCGGTGACGTCCTTGAAGAAGGGCGAGTACATCAACATGATCTCGGTGCGAGGGAAGGCGGCGCGGTAGTCGTCCATAATCCGCCGCGCCGTCTGCACCCAGGCCTGGCTGGTCAGCCCGGCTTTCTCCAGGCACTCGACGTGCATCGAATCGGACGGCTTGGTCTCGCCATATAGCCCCACACCGATTTCGACGAATTCGAGGCGCGGGTCGCCGTCGAATCGCTGCCCAAAGGCGCGGATGAAGCGGCCGTAGGCATCCAGATACCTGGCATCCCAGTATTTGGGGATGACCCAGTTATCATCACACACCACCTTCAGGTCGGGGTATTGCTGGACGATATGGACGGGCGTGAGGTCGCCGCCGCAGCAGGTGGCGTTGTAGGTGGCCACACCGATAGCGGCGGGTTTGTTGCTGGCGCTCATACGGCCCAGCCAGGCGTCCACATCGCTCCAATCGTATTGCTCCGGCCCCAACTCGATCTTGTTCCACTCGAATTTGAAGTGTCCGCCCGTGATCGGGTTTGCCGTAGGATCGACGTTGCTGGAATCGTAGAAGACGTAGATGCCGGGCCGGGCGTCGGGGCCGACGGCGTCCGGCCCCGACGCTGCCGCCGATTGGCCATTTGCTTCCCCTGGTTGGGCCAACGCCTGCATGGCCCAGACCCAGCTGCCAAGCAGGACGAGTAAAGCAAGCACCGCCGCCAGTCCAGGCGGGCGGCGGCGCTGTGAAAACGAAGTCGGCGCCGGAGCGCCGTGGGGCGAGGGTTCGAGCATCAGGCTCCTCCAGGACACGCAGCATCGCACGCGACGGGCCAAGAAAGGGCGGCGTCGCGGATGGTTGGCGTGGGTGGGAAATCGAGGGGAGATCAGCCCGACGCTGACGCAGGTCGATGCCAAAAGGCGGCCGCAGGCGCCGGGCAGGCGGTCGCCGGGGCGACCAAAAGCCATGACGCAGGGACGGGCCAAGTGTCGCGTGTCCTGGCCCGGCTGTCAAGCGCGCAAGCGCCCGTCGAGCAGTCGGAGCGCTCGCATCGCTCCGACCGCTTTGGTGGTATACTCACCCCATGCCCGAATTCTTCCGCGTCCTCACCCCCACGGCCGCCTGGGGCCGGCTGGCCGAACACTATCGGCCCATATCCCGCCCCGAATCGGTCTCCACTTTCGACGCCCTCGACCGGGTGCTGGCGGTCGCTGTTTTTGCGCCCCATGATCTGCCCCAATTCGCCCGCAGCACCGTCGATGGCTATGCTGTGCGGGCGCAGGATGCGTTCGGGGCCTCGTCCAGCCTGCCGGCTTTTTTGGATGTGGTGGGCGAGGCGGACATGGGCCGGGCGGCAACGCAGGCGGTGGCGAGGGGTCAGGCCATCCTCGTCCACACCGGCGGCATGATCCCGCCCGGCGCCGATGCGGTGGTGATGATCGAGAACACGCAGAAGGCCGACGAGCGCAGTATCGAGGTGCTGGCCGCGCCGGCCGTGGGCGAGAATATCATCCAGGTGGGCGAGGATGTGGGCGAGGGTGAGATGATCCTGCCGGCCGGGCATCGTCTGCGCCCGCAAGATATTGGGGGATTGCTGGCGCTGGGGATCACGATGGCGTCGGTCGCCCGGCCCCCGCGTGTGGCCATCCTTTCCACCGGCGATGAGGTCATCCCGCCCGACCAGACGCCCGGCCCCGGCCAGGTGCGCGACATCAATTCCTACACCCTGAAGGCGCTGACGCAGCGCGCCGGCGGCGAGCCGGTGCTCTTCGGCATCGTCCCCGACCAGCGGCCGGCGCTGCAAGCCGCCGTGCGCCAGGCGGTCGCGACCTGCGACATCGTCGTGCTCAGCGCCGGGTCATCGGTCAGTTACCGCGATATGAGCGTGGATGTGATTGCCGGCCTGGGCGAGCCGGGCATCCTGGCCCATGGCATCTCCATCCGCCCCGGCAAACCGACGATCGTGGCCGTGGCCGAGGGCAAGGCCGTGTTCGGGCTACCGGGCAATCCCGTCAGCGCCATGGTGCTGTTCGACCTGTTCGTGGCTCCGGCCATCCGCCTGGCCCTGGGCGCCGAACCGTTTTCGGGCTTCGAGCCGCAACTTCAGGCCCGGTTGGCCCGGCAGATCAGCAGCGCCGCCGGTCGCGAGGATCACATCCAGGTGCGGCTGGAGGAGCGGGAGGGCGAGTTGTGGGCCGTGCCCGTCTTCGGCAAATCGAATTTGATCTACACCCTCGTGCGCGCGGACGGCGTGGTGCGGGTGCATCTCGACAGTTTGGGGGTGGAGCAGGGGGTGTGGGTGACGGCGACGCTGCACGAATGACAGCGAAACGACTCAACCACAAACGCACAGCCTTTCTCAAATCGGCAACTCAAACACAAACCCCGGCCCACCCAAATAGATGCCGCCGTCCACATTGACGCACTTTCCACCGGCATAGACAGATGGCGCCGTTATGGTTTCGGGCGCCTGGCCTGTGACCGTGCTGATCGGCGTATGGCCATGCACCAGCCATCGCGCGCCAAACGTCGTCAGGAAACGGGTCAACACCGCGTCATTCTGCCCGGTAAAGGCATTGCGCGTGGCGAATGGCGTGAGCATGGCGCCCCAAGCGGCCGCATTGTTGGCGTGCAGAATCGTCTTGAAGCTGTGGTTGATGGCGTCCACCGTCTCGCCGTGACGCAAATAGAGCAGCGAATCGGCGTGTAGTAACAGCCAATCCTCCACCTTAGCCATGACGGCTAACTGCTTCAACCAGGCTATGTGCCGGGCCTCCAGCCTGCTCAGGTCGGATACTTGCCCGCCATTGCGCAACCACTCCTCGCGAAACGTCACGCCCTCGCTGCCCATCAGCTGGTCGCCCATCTCATAGACCGCCAGCAACAGCAGATCATGATTGCCGAGCAGCACCGACACATTTCCGCCTGCTGCGGCAGCCCGCTTCTGGAGGCCCATTACCAATTCGATCACGCCGATGCCATCGGGGCCTCGGTCGCAGAAATCGCCCAAGAACCAAAGGTGGGAGCCAGCCCCTTGCCAGCTCAGATCGGATCCGACCAGGCCGGCGTCAAACAACAATTTCGCCAGTCTGTCTCGGTAGCCGTGGATGTCGCCAATGACGAAGGTAGGCGGATGAGAAATGATGGCAGCAGGTGGCATGGGATGAGGGCAAGGCAACAAGGGAGGGGAGGAGTTGACAGCAGGGTAGCACAGCCGCGATTGGGCGGACAAGGCTGCACAGCATCATCGGCGATGCACAGCATCACTGACAAGATGTCAAACCCTTTGCCTTTCACGCTGCGCTCTCCTATACTTCGCGCAAGAGAAATCGC from Caldilineales bacterium includes these protein-coding regions:
- a CDS encoding molybdopterin molybdotransferase MoeA; translation: MPEFFRVLTPTAAWGRLAEHYRPISRPESVSTFDALDRVLAVAVFAPHDLPQFARSTVDGYAVRAQDAFGASSSLPAFLDVVGEADMGRAATQAVARGQAILVHTGGMIPPGADAVVMIENTQKADERSIEVLAAPAVGENIIQVGEDVGEGEMILPAGHRLRPQDIGGLLALGITMASVARPPRVAILSTGDEVIPPDQTPGPGQVRDINSYTLKALTQRAGGEPVLFGIVPDQRPALQAAVRQAVATCDIVVLSAGSSVSYRDMSVDVIAGLGEPGILAHGISIRPGKPTIVAVAEGKAVFGLPGNPVSAMVLFDLFVAPAIRLALGAEPFSGFEPQLQARLARQISSAAGREDHIQVRLEEREGELWAVPVFGKSNLIYTLVRADGVVRVHLDSLGVEQGVWVTATLHE
- a CDS encoding metallophosphoesterase, which gives rise to MPPAAIISHPPTFVIGDIHGYRDRLAKLLFDAGLVGSDLSWQGAGSHLWFLGDFCDRGPDGIGVIELVMGLQKRAAAAGGNVSVLLGNHDLLLLAVYEMGDQLMGSEGVTFREEWLRNGGQVSDLSRLEARHIAWLKQLAVMAKVEDWLLLHADSLLYLRHGETVDAINHSFKTILHANNAAAWGAMLTPFATRNAFTGQNDAVLTRFLTTFGARWLVHGHTPISTVTGQAPETITAPSVYAGGKCVNVDGGIYLGGPGFVFELPI